In Phoenix dactylifera cultivar Barhee BC4 chromosome 11, palm_55x_up_171113_PBpolish2nd_filt_p, whole genome shotgun sequence, the following are encoded in one genomic region:
- the LOC103717138 gene encoding protein FATTY ACID EXPORT 5-like isoform X2, with product MHDFCFTIPYGLLILVGGLVGYARRGSTASLAGGAGSGLLLLLAGFVSLKAFEKRRNSSLALILETVCALILAYVMGQRYLETFKIMPAGVVAALSALMSGFYLYKIATGGNHIPSKAE from the exons ATGCACGACTTCTGCTTCACGATCCCGTACGGGCTCCTGATCCTGGTGGGAGGGCTCGTGGGCTACGCGCGGAGGGGAAGCACCGCCTCGCTGGCCGGCGGCGCTGGctccggcctcctcctcctcctcgccggCTTCGTCAGCCTTAAGGCCTTCGAGAAGCGCCGCAACTCCTCCCTCGCCCTGATCCTTGAGACAG TTTGTGCCCTTATATTAGCATATGTTATGGGGCAAAGATACCTTGAAACATTCAAGATAATGCCAGCTGGGGTAGTTGCTGCTCTCAG TGCACTGATGTCTGGATTCTACCTTTACAAGATTGCAACTGGTGGCAACCATATCCCATCCAAGGCAGAGTAA
- the LOC103717138 gene encoding protein FATTY ACID EXPORT 5-like isoform X1 — translation MHDFCFTIPYGLLILVGGLVGYARRGSTASLAGGAGSGLLLLLAGFVSLKAFEKRRNSSLALILETVCALILAYVMGQRYLETFKIMPAGVVAALRCLIGAIHWSGSATTYLNNYIRMHTCTYWLTDYILFYNTYVRHRYMGNIH, via the exons ATGCACGACTTCTGCTTCACGATCCCGTACGGGCTCCTGATCCTGGTGGGAGGGCTCGTGGGCTACGCGCGGAGGGGAAGCACCGCCTCGCTGGCCGGCGGCGCTGGctccggcctcctcctcctcctcgccggCTTCGTCAGCCTTAAGGCCTTCGAGAAGCGCCGCAACTCCTCCCTCGCCCTGATCCTTGAGACAG TTTGTGCCCTTATATTAGCATATGTTATGGGGCAAAGATACCTTGAAACATTCAAGATAATGCCAGCTGGGGTAGTTGCTGCTCTCAG GTGTCTCATAGGTGCTATCCACTGGTCGGGCTCTGCTACCACTTATTTGAATAATTATATACGTATGCACACGTGCACATATTGGCTAACGGATTATATCCTCTTTTATAACACTTATGTAAGACATCGATATATGGGAAACATACAttga
- the LOC120112436 gene encoding cytochrome P450 716B1-like, translating to MPLMKCLTFDIICSLMFGLKRGPMREGLAKDFADMLAGMWAVPLNLPFTHFSRSLRASQRARKVLAGITRERRSMAAQGQDSSGEEDLITRLLTLGGEDGPDGLTDEEIVDNAMLVMVAGHDTSSILMTFMIRHLAKDQVTCDAVVHGNKSFCLLSMISYELFK from the coding sequence atgcctttaatgaagtGTCTCACGTTCGACATCATATGCTCCCTTATGTTCGGGTTGAAGAGGGGTCCCATGCGAGAAGGCCTGGCGAAGGATTTTGCGGACATGCTGGCGGGAATGTGGGCGGTGCCCCTGAACCTGCCCTTCACCCACTTCAGCAGGAGCCTGAGAGCGAGCCAGCGGGCTCGAAAGGTGCTCGCCGGAATCACCCGAGAGAGAAGGTCCATGGCGGCCCAAGGCCAGGACTCCTCCGGCGAAGAAGACCTCATCACCCGTCTGCTCACCTTGGGTGGTGAAGATGGCCCCGATGGATTAACCGATGAAGAAATCGTGGACAACGCGATGCTCGTCATGGTCGCTGGTCATGACACCTCGTCCATCCTCATGACCTTTATGATCCGCCACCTCGCCAAGGATCAAGTCACCTGTGACGCCGTCGTTCATGGTAACAAATCTTTTTGCTTGTTATCTATGATTtcatatgagttatttaaatgA
- the LOC103717156 gene encoding beta-amyrin 28-monooxygenase: protein MLWTAEQEEIAKSKAPGEALTWDDLYKMKYTWRVALEILRMIPPLFGNFRRALRDVEFDGYLIPKGWQVFWASSITHMDTKIFQEPCKFDPTRFENQSSIPPYCFVAFGSGPRICPGSEFARIETLVTMHYLVTRFKWKLCCKDDVFSRDPMPSPSRGLPIQLEQKNNL from the exons ATGCTGTGGACTGCAGAGCAGGAAGAGATAGCCAAGAGCAAGGCCCCGGGGGAGGCTCTAACATGGGATGATCTTTACAAGATGAAGTATACGTGGCGAGTTGCACTGGAGATACTAAGGATGATCCCTCCACTGTTTGGGAACTTTCGAAGAGCTCTGAGAGATGTTGAGTTTGATGGGTACCTCATACCAAAAGGGTGGCAG GTGTTCTGGGCATCAAGCATAACACATATGGACACTAAGATTTTCCAAGAACCATGTAAATTTGATCCAACACGATTTGAGAACCAATCATCAATTCCACCTTACTGCTTTGTGGCATTTGGAAGCGGGCCACGAATTTGCCCCGGCAGTGAGTTTGCAAGAATAGAGACACTCGTCACAATGCACTACCTAGTTACGAGATTCAAATGGAAATTGTGCTGCAAAGACGATGTTTTTAGCAGGGATCCAATGCCATCACCTTCTCGAGGGCTTCCAATCCAGCTCGAGCAGAAGAATAATCTATGA